ACGTTTTCAAAATAATGAAATTGTGCTTCGGAAAGGATCTCCACGGCTTTTTTTATGGTATCTTTCTGTTGTGAAAGTTTCATCAATACGACAGACTTTCCGGCTTCCACTTCCATCATGATCTCTTCAGCCGATGTGCCGGAAGGAAAAACCGACAACCGTTCATCCTGCTTTACTACATGAATACCTGCCAATGCACCGCATGCAATGAAGGCGGGAACGCCGGCAATATGCTGTACGGCAATATCCATCTCTTCCAGTTTGTCGGAAATATAATGAACGGAAGAGTAGAAGCCTGAATCGCCTTCTGCCACAAATGCCACTGACCGTCCTGTTTGATAACATTCGGCAATTTCAGAGGCAATGTCACTGTATACTTTCTCCGCAAGCGTCCGGTCTTTGCTCATCGGCACTAAAAAGATCCTTATTTTTTGTGTATCGATACCGATCTCATCCAGTATATCTTTTGCCCGTGACAGGGTCTTCCCGTCCGATTGCGTGGCCGGACAATAAATTATTTCGACTTTCTGCAATG
This window of the Proteiniphilum saccharofermentans genome carries:
- the cobI gene encoding precorrin-2 C(20)-methyltransferase, yielding MPEKVEKYLPVCVSLGPGDPELVTLKALRTLQKVEIIYCPATQSDGKTLSRAKDILDEIGIDTQKIRIFLVPMSKDRTLAEKVYSDIASEIAECYQTGRSVAFVAEGDSGFYSSVHYISDKLEEMDIAVQHIAGVPAFIACGALAGIHVVKQDERLSVFPSGTSAEEIMMEVEAGKSVVLMKLSQQKDTIKKAVEILSEAQFHYFENVGIAQKEFYTNNRNEIIQRLFPYFSLLIVKKD